GGCCCGTTATATGCAGGCCAGTCGTCAAATGGATCAAACAAATGATTTTATTCAAATTTATTTCCAGGATACGCCTAGGAATCATCAGCCTGCGGGGCTGTATTGGCTTGAGGTTGCAGCCCTTAAAATAGATAAAAAAATTTATGGTAATAAGATCATTAGCGCCCCTTTTGTCTATCGTTTACCGGCTTTATTTGCGGCAGCATTGATCGGTGGTTTGACAGCTTTTATCGGGGCGTTTCTTTTTTCGCCATGGATTGGGATTTCTGCGACCATCTTATTGAGCAGTACGGTTCTTTTTAGTGTTGAAAGCCGTTTGGCAACTCCTGATCCTTGCTTGTTAGCTTTTATCATGGCGATGATGTCTTTGTTGGTTTTAATTCTGCGTCAGCAGGAAAGAGGCGAGAAGACATCTTTTTTATACGCTTTAGGCTATTGGGGGATAATGGGCGGAGGTCTTTTAATAAAAGGGCCAATTATTCTTCTCCCCGCTTTTCTTACGCCTCTCGCACTTTCTCTTACAGGGAATGGGAAAGAGCTTTGGAAGCGATTATCCTTATGGGGAATTATTTTCTCTCTTTTACTTGCGCTGCCTTGGTACCTTGCTATTTATTTGAAAACAGATGGACAGTTTTTTGCCTATGCCCTCAAGCATAATTTCTTTGGAAAGATTGTTGGGGCGCAGGAAACGCATGGCTTTCCTCCTGGTTATTATCTTGTTACTTTTTTGCTGGCTTTTTGGCCGGGAAGTTATCTTTTTGTAAAATCTTTTCCAGAAGTTTGGAAAGCACGCTTTACATGGCAGGTTCGTTTTCTTTTATGCTGGATCATTCCTTTTTGGCTTATTTTTGAATGTGTGCCAACAAAATTACCGCATTATATCTTGCCCATTTATCCAGCAATAGCGATTCTAACATCTGCTTTTTTCTTTAAGGAATCCGCTTTTAAAGAAAAATATTTTAAAATCTCTGTAAATTGTTATGGGATTTTATGGGGTTTTTTAAGCCTATCATTGCCGATAGGGGTTGTTTTGCTCTTAAAGAAAGATCATGCGCCTATTTCGTTGATATTGTGGGGTATCATCGTCTTTTCTCTTTTGAGCATGATAGGCGCCATTTTTTATCTATTAAAAGATAAAAATCTCACAGGTTTTGTCTTACTTCTTTTTTCGGCACTCTCCCTTGAAATGGGTATTTATTTGTGTGCATTGCCTGTCTTTTCAATTTTCCACCTTTCTGAAAAGACGGCAAGAATTTTTGAAATGCAGAAACCTTGCGCGCAAAGCCGTCTTATTTCGATTTCTTATAAAGAGCCAAGTCTTGTTTTTTTAGTCGGTGGAGAGCGTACTATTCTTTCAGGAAAATTAAAGGCGCTTTCTCTTTTAAAAGCAGAAAATAGCTGTGATATTCTCTTGTTAGATTGGAAAAGAGAAGGGGATTTTTTAGATTTGGCTTCTCAAAATCATCTTTCTCTACAGAATGTGGCACAGCTTCAAGGGCAGAATTATTCAAATGGCCATTATCTAGATTTAAGATTTTATAAAAAAAGCCCCTAAAAAGGGGCTTTTTATGGCTTAAAAGTTTAAACATTAATGGAAAAGACTTTTGAGACTATTGAGCGTTTCTTGGTTATTCTCTTTGAGACTTTTGATTGTCTCTTTATTTTGCTCTGCCAGCTGTTTTAACTGATTTTTATTCTGGCTGAGAATATTTTGAAGCTGTTGCTGCTGCTGTGACTTCGAATTATTTAAAGCTTCCCGCTGAGATTCTTCTTTTTGACGTAGTGTTTCAATCTGTTGCTTGAATTTATTCTGCTGTTGTTGCGGCAGAGACGTATATTTCTTTTTCAGGTCGTTCAGACGGTTGATTTGCGCCTGCTGATCCTGCTGCATTTTCATTGCACGATCCGCATAGGCTTGTTTTTCAGCATTGATACTATCTTGTAATTGTTTTTGCTTATCGAGAGAGGCATTTGCAAGCTGGTTTTGTTTGTCCTGAATGTTTTTTAAAGCTTCTGCTTGTTTTTGATTATAGTCCGTTAGACGATTTTGAAGGGCTTGGTTTAAACATTCTTGCTGCTGTAACTGCCTACTTGCGAGTGTATCCGCACTTCCATTTGCAAGCGGACAAGCTGTTTCTGCATAAGCAGCAGAGGTGCCAAAAGTTAAAAGTGCAAAACCTGTTAAGAGAGAAAAACGTAAATTCATGTTGTATTTCCTTATTTAATGAAGATTTGATTTGTGCGTCTTCTGATTGGGGAGAAGAGCAGGAATGAAGAGAAGGGTACAAAGCAATGT
The sequence above is drawn from the Acetobacteraceae bacterium genome and encodes:
- a CDS encoding glycosyltransferase family 39 protein, whose amino-acid sequence is MQKPILFYVAVIGALIAFCLALPARQTLAPFDRDEARYMQASRQMDQTNDFIQIYFQDTPRNHQPAGLYWLEVAALKIDKKIYGNKIISAPFVYRLPALFAAALIGGLTAFIGAFLFSPWIGISATILLSSTVLFSVESRLATPDPCLLAFIMAMMSLLVLILRQQERGEKTSFLYALGYWGIMGGGLLIKGPIILLPAFLTPLALSLTGNGKELWKRLSLWGIIFSLLLALPWYLAIYLKTDGQFFAYALKHNFFGKIVGAQETHGFPPGYYLVTFLLAFWPGSYLFVKSFPEVWKARFTWQVRFLLCWIIPFWLIFECVPTKLPHYILPIYPAIAILTSAFFFKESAFKEKYFKISVNCYGILWGFLSLSLPIGVVLLLKKDHAPISLILWGIIVFSLLSMIGAIFYLLKDKNLTGFVLLLFSALSLEMGIYLCALPVFSIFHLSEKTARIFEMQKPCAQSRLISISYKEPSLVFLVGGERTILSGKLKALSLLKAENSCDILLLDWKREGDFLDLASQNHLSLQNVAQLQGQNYSNGHYLDLRFYKKSP